A genomic stretch from Acidobacteriota bacterium includes:
- a CDS encoding FAD-dependent monooxygenase — translation MKITIIGGGPSGLYFAILMKKLDRAHEITILERDGPNDTFGWGIVFSDQTFSYLKDNDKKSFAAITKACQRWDNVDVVHKNQKVTIRGNNFSGIERLAFLNILHKRCLDLGVDLRFNTDATDLNELAPFDLLVGADGANSFVRGAFSAFQPSVDLRKNRYIWLGTHQLFHGLTLTFRQHEAGLFIAHAYKFNDTTSTFIVECGEATWRNARFDWQSDPETCEYLAEVFKPDLGGHPLLSNNFVRWLNFPLVKNKQWHHKNIVLLGDALHTVHFSIGSGTKLAVEDSIALAKCFKAGKDVERTLAEFQRVRKPIVDEYQDAAYSSLLSFETAEKEMHLDPIPLAYKLMTRSKKIDYEKLKQRDPEFIAAYDNWRAEGRGQKSEVRNQRSEVRGQKSEVRSQKAEGRRQKAEAGRQKAEGRRQKAEIKGQKSEVKGQRSEVRGQKSVARNRKQ, via the coding sequence ATGAAAATAACCATCATCGGTGGCGGGCCATCGGGCCTTTATTTTGCAATCCTGATGAAGAAGCTGGACCGGGCGCACGAGATCACCATCCTCGAACGCGACGGCCCAAATGATACTTTCGGCTGGGGCATAGTCTTTTCGGATCAGACGTTCTCTTACCTCAAGGACAATGACAAGAAGTCCTTTGCAGCGATCACCAAGGCCTGTCAGCGATGGGACAACGTAGACGTCGTTCACAAAAACCAGAAAGTCACCATTCGCGGAAACAACTTCTCAGGAATCGAGCGCCTCGCCTTTCTAAACATCTTGCACAAGCGATGCCTCGACCTCGGCGTCGATCTTCGATTCAACACTGACGCGACGGACCTCAACGAGCTCGCGCCTTTCGATCTGCTGGTCGGGGCGGATGGAGCAAACAGCTTCGTCAGGGGAGCTTTCAGCGCGTTTCAACCGTCGGTTGATCTGAGAAAGAACCGGTACATCTGGCTTGGCACTCATCAGTTGTTTCATGGCCTGACGCTGACCTTTCGCCAGCACGAAGCCGGGCTGTTCATCGCGCATGCATACAAGTTCAACGACACGACCAGCACGTTCATCGTCGAGTGCGGCGAAGCTACATGGCGGAACGCTCGGTTCGACTGGCAGTCAGACCCGGAAACTTGTGAATACCTTGCCGAGGTATTCAAGCCCGATCTGGGCGGGCACCCCCTGCTGTCCAACAACTTTGTCCGTTGGCTCAACTTTCCATTAGTGAAGAACAAACAATGGCACCATAAGAACATCGTGCTGCTCGGGGACGCGCTTCACACGGTGCATTTCTCGATCGGGTCGGGCACAAAGCTGGCGGTCGAGGATTCGATTGCGCTGGCGAAATGCTTCAAAGCGGGGAAGGATGTCGAACGAACCCTCGCCGAGTTTCAAAGAGTCAGGAAGCCGATCGTCGACGAGTATCAAGACGCCGCTTATTCGAGCCTGCTCTCCTTTGAAACTGCCGAGAAAGAAATGCACCTCGATCCGATTCCTCTCGCTTACAAGCTGATGACTCGAAGCAAGAAGATCGACTACGAAAAGTTGAAGCAACGTGACCCCGAGTTCATCGCGGCCTACGACAACTGGAGAGCAGAAGGCCGAGGTCAGAAGTCAGAAGTCAGAAATCAGAGGTCAGAAGTCAGAGGTCAGAAGTCAGAAGTCAGAAGCCAGAAGGCAGAAGGCAGAAGGCAGAAGGCAGAAGCCGGAAGGCAGAAGGCAGAAGGCAGAAGGCAGAAGGCAGAGATCAAAGGTCAGAAGTCAGAGGTCAAAGGTCAGAGGTCAGAAGTCAGAGGTCAGAAGTCAGTAGCTAGAAATCGCAAGCAATGA
- a CDS encoding carboxypeptidase regulatory-like domain-containing protein, with protein MNRTRLTITLAACVLAASVCASSHAQTITATLEGRAIDSSGAAVTGANVTAASSSTGLSRSALTSDSGEYRISLLPVGEYTVTVERQGFRRDSRKVTLVIGQTATLDFALQAGGVAEQVNVEAADTIAEPTRTEVSSVISQRQIVSLPVNGRQFIDFVLLAPGVTIGDTTSGSTDVIVEPVTKISFAGQNIHYNFVAIDGADNISTASGIQKTTPSQDAVQEFRVVNTVYSAEFGRAVGGIINIITKGGTNEIHGSMYEYFRNDALDAKSILASPGLNKLHQNQYGGAMGGPLKKDRTFLFLNFEAQRRSESPFYNSTVLANIGAINQAKVTRYALPAENLDVLRDSNSDNFLFKLDHNLSKRHTLTGRYFFNDARYTNVSPLNDGFDLPSGFKNNFLRDQSVVGNLMSTFTPNLFNELRTQFAHRSFDFPTVSTQPHLEVANTFAIGVNRGNPDFYKESRFEIVDNVTLTRGRHTIGFGGNYNFVRTTESFPLFYPFEATFASLPDLLNGDPFVIFFQRFRAPNFDEPTLDTSAYLNNRIPAAVRNQAKGVLDHTYDGFFIQDKIHIGSRLTANLGLRYEFETWPKEALDKDLNNVDPRAGFAFNAATKWNLVIRGGAGIFHGTIPSPLLACQIPSCGGPKKYPGRENKEDDLNSTTGLFAFGADPATMHTALAALIGPGVKTGVYPRFAPGPGGDAQKATIVRFARDHQAPYGIQMSLGFEIQPAQGTAFSATYLRVRGVHLGSFFNVNQPDPSGTTEAGTPDYAALRPVSFCRPCLLNRRVAVPGFRNPEFGVFFEADSRWNSTYDGLLISMSQRVKKAVNFGISYTFSKAIDDGPNPSFVLIPVNSARIDLERALSSDDARHRFIANATLSTPGDANALVRDFQLSFIVTLQSPHRFTKFAGFDANGDVFGVNDRVGLDGRNTFEGDHLQTVDVRLSRSFTIREKKKLELLAEAFNLLNTLNVRFFNTVYGDSIFHPANSTINDPLLGPIPTFGEGALNPAYGNPRAIFNPRQIQFAARFTF; from the coding sequence ATGAATCGCACCCGATTGACTATCACCCTCGCAGCTTGTGTTCTGGCGGCTTCCGTCTGCGCGTCCTCTCACGCACAAACGATCACCGCCACGCTTGAAGGACGTGCAATCGACAGTTCCGGCGCGGCCGTGACGGGAGCGAATGTTACCGCGGCCAGTTCAAGCACCGGGCTATCGAGATCGGCCCTCACATCCGACAGCGGCGAATACCGCATATCGCTGCTTCCAGTCGGCGAGTACACGGTCACTGTTGAGCGCCAGGGATTCCGTCGTGACTCGAGGAAAGTCACCCTGGTGATCGGTCAGACCGCGACTTTGGATTTTGCTTTGCAAGCCGGCGGTGTCGCCGAGCAAGTGAACGTCGAAGCCGCCGATACCATCGCCGAGCCCACGCGCACCGAGGTCAGTTCCGTGATCAGCCAGCGACAGATCGTAAGCTTGCCGGTAAACGGGCGACAGTTCATCGACTTCGTGTTGCTCGCGCCAGGTGTGACCATCGGCGATACCACCTCGGGTAGCACCGACGTCATCGTTGAACCGGTCACAAAGATTTCCTTCGCCGGCCAAAACATTCATTACAATTTCGTCGCGATCGACGGAGCCGACAACATATCGACCGCATCGGGGATTCAGAAGACGACGCCGTCACAGGACGCGGTGCAGGAGTTCCGTGTCGTAAACACGGTCTACAGCGCCGAGTTCGGCCGCGCGGTCGGCGGCATCATCAACATCATCACCAAGGGCGGGACAAATGAAATACACGGCTCGATGTACGAGTACTTCCGCAACGACGCGCTTGACGCAAAAAGCATCCTCGCTTCACCAGGGTTGAACAAGCTTCATCAGAATCAGTACGGCGGTGCGATGGGCGGGCCGTTGAAGAAGGACCGGACGTTCCTTTTCCTCAACTTCGAGGCGCAGCGCCGGAGTGAATCGCCGTTTTACAACTCCACCGTGCTTGCGAACATCGGCGCCATCAATCAGGCCAAAGTCACCCGCTACGCATTGCCGGCGGAAAACCTCGACGTGCTGCGTGACTCGAATTCGGATAATTTTCTGTTCAAGCTCGATCACAACCTGAGCAAACGGCACACGTTGACCGGCCGCTATTTCTTCAACGACGCGCGCTACACTAACGTCTCTCCGTTGAACGACGGCTTCGATTTGCCGTCCGGGTTCAAGAACAATTTCCTGCGCGATCAATCAGTCGTGGGGAACTTGATGTCGACGTTTACACCCAACCTGTTCAACGAGCTTCGCACCCAGTTCGCGCATCGCTCGTTTGATTTTCCGACCGTGAGCACCCAGCCTCATCTCGAGGTCGCTAACACGTTTGCCATCGGAGTCAATCGCGGGAATCCCGACTTTTACAAAGAGAGCCGGTTCGAGATTGTCGACAACGTGACTCTGACACGCGGACGCCACACGATCGGATTTGGCGGCAACTACAACTTCGTGCGGACAACCGAATCGTTTCCTCTGTTCTACCCGTTTGAAGCCACCTTCGCATCCTTGCCCGACCTGCTCAACGGCGATCCGTTCGTAATTTTCTTCCAGCGATTCCGCGCGCCGAATTTCGATGAGCCGACGCTGGACACGTCGGCGTATCTCAACAACCGGATTCCCGCAGCGGTGCGCAATCAAGCGAAGGGAGTGTTGGATCACACCTACGATGGGTTCTTTATTCAAGACAAGATTCACATCGGCAGCCGCCTGACTGCGAACCTCGGACTGCGCTATGAGTTCGAAACCTGGCCGAAGGAGGCGCTCGACAAGGATCTGAACAACGTCGACCCGCGCGCGGGATTCGCCTTCAACGCGGCCACGAAATGGAACCTGGTGATTCGAGGCGGCGCCGGCATTTTTCACGGCACGATTCCCTCTCCGCTGCTGGCGTGCCAGATTCCTTCTTGCGGGGGCCCCAAGAAATATCCGGGGCGCGAGAACAAGGAAGACGATCTGAATTCGACGACCGGGCTGTTTGCCTTCGGCGCTGATCCGGCCACTATGCATACGGCGCTCGCCGCCTTGATTGGTCCCGGCGTTAAGACCGGTGTGTATCCCCGGTTCGCGCCCGGCCCGGGAGGCGACGCGCAGAAGGCGACCATCGTTCGATTCGCAAGAGATCATCAAGCGCCGTATGGAATTCAGATGAGTCTTGGTTTCGAGATTCAGCCGGCGCAGGGCACGGCGTTCAGCGCTACATATCTACGCGTTCGAGGCGTTCACCTCGGCAGCTTCTTCAACGTCAATCAGCCCGACCCGAGCGGAACCACGGAAGCCGGCACGCCGGATTATGCCGCGCTGCGGCCTGTTTCGTTTTGCCGTCCATGCCTGCTGAATCGACGAGTCGCGGTTCCCGGGTTCCGCAATCCGGAATTTGGCGTTTTCTTTGAAGCGGACTCGCGGTGGAACTCAACCTACGATGGACTGCTGATCAGCATGAGTCAGCGCGTCAAGAAGGCAGTGAACTTTGGGATCAGCTACACCTTTTCCAAGGCCATCGACGACGGGCCGAATCCGAGTTTTGTGTTGATCCCGGTCAACTCGGCGCGCATCGATCTAGAGCGGGCATTGTCTTCCGATGATGCCCGGCATCGCTTCATCGCGAATGCCACGCTGAGTACACCGGGCGACGCAAATGCGCTGGTGCGTGATTTCCAGTTGAGCTTCATCGTGACGCTCCAGTCCCCGCATCGCTTCACCAAGTTCGCCGGGTTCGATGCCAACGGGGACGTGTTCGGGGTGAATGACCGGGTCGGTCTCGACGGCAGAAACACATTCGAGGGTGACCACCTGCAGACCGTGGACGTGCGGCTATCGCGTTCATTCACGATTCGCGAGAAGAAGAAACTGGAGCTGCTCGCTGAAGCATTTAACCTGCTCAACACGCTGAACGTCAGGTTCTTCAACACGGTCTACGGCGACTCGATCTTTCATCCGGCGAACAGCACGATCAACGACCCGCTGCTCGGACCGATTCCGACCTTCGGCGAGGGAGCGCTCAACCCGGCGTACGGAAACCCGCGAGCGATCTTCAACCCGCGGCAGATTCAGTTCGCGGCGAGGTTTACTTTCTGA
- a CDS encoding MFS transporter codes for MTDGPHPLASDKSPDPPTPVKARVSLFAWTGEVTRYQWMVLLVAWLGWVFDSMDGTLFSLVQKPSMTELMGPGTTDAAIGFYSSVVFSVMLLGWAMGGISFGIIADYIGRTKALAITILIYSLFTGLSAAAQSWEQLAACRFITGLGLGGEWAAGAALVAEVWPDRLRAKAGAMLQSAAAFGYFFAALITRAVDAGSWRYVYLVGAVPAIFVLFIRLMVKEPERWVEVRDQRRLAKVEGRHKATELDAFTLKQLFSPKLRRDTLVASALAFTVLLALWGATMWIPSVIRETGAREGLSTADQNRYATYAVMLLNGGSLFGYLGFGPLADRFGRRAAFLFFFIGGVILFPVTFLMTTGITQIFVLLPLVGVFTLGITSGFPIYLPELFPTRVRTTGVGFCYNLGRIVTAGGVLITGALVGFFGSYAKAASAVSLIYILGIFILIFARETRGERLA; via the coding sequence ATGACAGACGGCCCGCACCCGCTCGCCTCTGATAAGTCTCCAGATCCACCAACACCGGTAAAGGCTCGCGTTTCGCTGTTCGCGTGGACGGGTGAAGTCACTCGCTATCAGTGGATGGTGTTGCTGGTCGCCTGGCTCGGCTGGGTTTTTGACAGCATGGACGGAACGCTGTTCTCTCTGGTTCAAAAGCCGTCGATGACCGAGCTGATGGGTCCGGGGACAACCGACGCGGCGATCGGTTTCTATAGCAGCGTCGTCTTTTCGGTGATGCTGCTGGGCTGGGCGATGGGAGGAATCAGCTTCGGAATAATCGCCGACTACATTGGACGCACCAAAGCGCTCGCGATAACAATACTGATTTACTCGCTGTTCACCGGGTTGTCGGCAGCCGCGCAAAGTTGGGAGCAGTTGGCGGCCTGCCGCTTCATCACCGGCCTCGGCCTTGGCGGCGAATGGGCTGCTGGAGCCGCTTTGGTGGCCGAGGTGTGGCCCGATCGCCTTCGCGCAAAAGCCGGCGCGATGCTGCAATCGGCCGCTGCGTTTGGTTATTTCTTCGCGGCATTGATCACTCGCGCGGTCGACGCCGGGTCGTGGCGATACGTTTACCTTGTTGGAGCCGTTCCGGCGATCTTCGTGTTGTTCATTCGGTTGATGGTCAAAGAACCTGAGCGTTGGGTCGAGGTCCGAGATCAACGCAGGCTCGCCAAAGTTGAAGGACGGCACAAGGCGACAGAGCTTGACGCATTCACGCTGAAGCAACTGTTCAGCCCTAAGCTTCGCCGCGACACTCTCGTCGCTTCAGCGCTCGCGTTCACCGTGCTGCTGGCGTTGTGGGGCGCGACGATGTGGATACCGTCAGTTATCCGAGAGACCGGCGCTCGAGAGGGGCTCAGCACCGCCGATCAGAACAGGTACGCCACCTACGCGGTGATGCTGCTCAACGGCGGCTCGCTGTTCGGCTATCTCGGATTCGGGCCGCTGGCTGATCGCTTCGGCAGGCGCGCGGCATTCTTGTTTTTCTTCATCGGGGGCGTGATTCTGTTTCCAGTGACGTTCTTGATGACGACCGGCATCACACAGATTTTCGTCTTGCTCCCGCTGGTAGGCGTCTTTACGCTGGGCATCACCAGCGGCTTCCCGATTTATCTTCCGGAGCTGTTTCCAACTCGCGTACGAACGACCGGGGTAGGATTCTGCTACAATCTCGGCCGAATCGTGACGGCGGGCGGCGTGCTCATCACCGGCGCGCTGGTTGGGTTTTTCGGGTCTTACGCAAAAGCGGCGAGCGCGGTGAGTCTGATCTACATACTTGGCATCTTCATTCTTATCTTTGCGCGCGAAACGCGCGGCGAGCGACTGGCTTAG
- a CDS encoding NADH:flavin oxidoreductase, with translation MVPWRATEDGFVTPNIIEWYGRFAAGRPGAIVVEATGIRDIASGPLLRIGHDRFIPGLRELVQTVRRESGGHTRLFIQIIDFLAVKRRPARDTYFARFFKMNQHHRVALAEATRDMHWLEASEGDIRAYLNTATDELLEQVLDERELESLRYGYRERVTDVDLPHIRDLPRALPQIFAAAAGRARAAGFDGVELHYAHAYTMASFLSAKNDRLDGYGGLRENRVRLPLEVYRAVRERVGGDYTVGVRFLGDEAIENGSHLEDAVYFGVEFARAGFDYLSVSKGGKFDDAKQPKIGQAVYPYTGRSGYECMPTVLSDEQGPFGRNVPLAAAIKRAVNEAGLTTPVVTSGGIATFEQAEAILGDGEADIIAAARQSLADPDWFLKIRLGRGDEIRRCVFTNYCEGLDQMHKQVTCKLWDRVNRDEPEISMSDDGRRRLIPPR, from the coding sequence ATGGTCCCCTGGCGAGCCACTGAAGACGGATTCGTCACTCCAAACATCATCGAGTGGTACGGAAGGTTCGCAGCCGGGCGTCCCGGCGCGATCGTCGTTGAAGCTACGGGAATTCGCGACATCGCCAGCGGTCCCCTTCTTCGAATCGGGCACGACCGTTTCATTCCGGGCTTGCGCGAATTGGTTCAAACTGTCAGGCGCGAAAGCGGCGGGCACACGCGGCTGTTCATTCAGATAATCGACTTCCTGGCAGTCAAGCGCCGTCCGGCTAGAGACACGTACTTCGCCCGCTTCTTTAAAATGAACCAACATCATCGGGTAGCGCTCGCTGAAGCGACCCGCGATATGCACTGGCTCGAAGCCAGCGAAGGGGACATTCGCGCTTATCTGAATACCGCGACTGATGAGTTGCTGGAGCAGGTGCTTGACGAGCGTGAGCTTGAATCGCTGCGTTACGGCTATCGCGAGCGAGTCACCGATGTGGACTTGCCTCACATCCGCGACTTGCCCCGGGCGCTGCCCCAGATCTTCGCAGCGGCTGCCGGCCGCGCGCGCGCGGCCGGCTTCGATGGAGTCGAGCTCCATTACGCGCACGCGTACACGATGGCGTCCTTCTTGAGCGCGAAGAACGATCGCCTCGACGGTTACGGCGGTCTTCGAGAGAATCGGGTTCGGCTCCCGCTTGAGGTCTATCGCGCCGTGCGTGAGCGAGTCGGAGGCGACTATACGGTGGGTGTTAGATTCCTCGGCGACGAAGCAATCGAAAATGGCAGTCACCTTGAAGATGCTGTGTACTTCGGCGTCGAATTCGCGCGTGCGGGCTTCGATTACCTCTCGGTGTCAAAGGGCGGGAAGTTTGACGATGCAAAGCAGCCGAAGATCGGACAGGCGGTTTACCCGTACACCGGGCGCAGCGGCTATGAGTGCATGCCGACGGTGCTCTCAGACGAGCAGGGTCCATTCGGGCGCAATGTGCCGCTCGCGGCGGCGATCAAGCGAGCAGTGAATGAAGCGGGCTTGACGACCCCGGTCGTGACCTCGGGCGGAATTGCGACTTTCGAGCAAGCTGAAGCTATTCTTGGCGACGGTGAAGCTGATATCATAGCCGCCGCGCGGCAATCGCTCGCGGACCCGGATTGGTTCTTGAAGATTCGCCTGGGGCGGGGAGACGAGATTCGGCGTTGCGTGTTCACCAACTACTGTGAAGGGCTGGATCAGATGCACAAGCAGGTGACGTGCAAGCTGTGGGATCGAGTGAATCGGGATGAGCCGGAAATCTCGATGAGCGATGATGGCCGCCGTCGATTGATTCCGCCGCGATGA
- a CDS encoding cyclase family protein yields the protein MKKRIVLIVVAVLAVACLPVAALAQQDTKKATTSLISSLRAVRVIELNFVWDRNSPLLGLNPPFTIGLQTSHKQTSGMIPGGIAFAADMMFFSGQHGSPNIDALGHISNNMKLFGGADAAASEGATGLLTLGIEAYPKERFINRAVLLDVARFKNMDALAAAYEITAEDLEATAKAEGVEIQPGDSVLIRTGYGRFFEADRAKYSGLRPGPGESAARWLAGKKIFLTGDDQMSYEVVPQKGTIFPCHRILIADNGIYLVENLNLEELSNVLAERKVYEFALILNPPRLRGATGAAANAFAIIPQ from the coding sequence ATGAAAAAGAGAATTGTCTTAATTGTCGTCGCGGTGCTTGCAGTTGCTTGCTTACCCGTTGCGGCGCTCGCCCAACAGGACACAAAGAAAGCGACCACGTCCCTGATCAGCTCTCTCAGGGCAGTCCGTGTGATCGAGCTCAATTTTGTCTGGGATCGCAACTCGCCGCTGCTGGGTCTGAATCCGCCGTTCACAATCGGACTACAGACAAGCCATAAGCAAACGAGCGGCATGATTCCCGGGGGAATCGCGTTCGCCGCCGACATGATGTTTTTTAGCGGGCAACACGGTTCGCCTAACATCGACGCGCTCGGTCACATCTCGAACAACATGAAATTGTTCGGCGGCGCGGATGCCGCCGCCAGTGAAGGCGCAACAGGACTGCTCACCCTGGGGATCGAAGCCTATCCGAAGGAGCGCTTCATCAATCGCGCCGTGCTGCTCGACGTCGCCCGCTTCAAGAACATGGACGCGCTCGCGGCGGCGTATGAAATCACCGCCGAAGACCTCGAGGCTACCGCGAAAGCCGAAGGCGTCGAAATTCAACCGGGAGATTCGGTATTGATAAGGACCGGGTACGGCAGGTTCTTCGAGGCGGACCGCGCGAAATACTCGGGGTTGAGACCGGGGCCTGGTGAAAGCGCGGCTCGCTGGCTCGCGGGCAAGAAGATTTTTTTGACCGGCGACGATCAGATGAGCTACGAGGTGGTTCCTCAGAAGGGCACGATCTTCCCCTGCCACCGTATTCTGATCGCTGACAACGGAATCTATCTGGTCGAGAACTTAAACCTCGAAGAGCTCTCAAATGTGCTGGCCGAACGAAAGGTCTACGAATTCGCTCTTATTCTAAATCCGCCTCGATTGCGAGGAGCGACAGGCGCGGCGGCCAATGCATTCGCTATAATACCTCAGTGA
- a CDS encoding thioesterase family protein: MMYWREISVNWGESDPFGLVYYPRMLAWFNDTEHELFRTLGYPIDKMIQNDRTTFVMGEIHFRFIGPAAYGDRVTLKLVLKEMRERTLHWECSAKLTLTGAPVTEGTATRVYARINEDGTLKSTPIPEEMRRALTSAGVVTSFTPKGGSK, encoded by the coding sequence ATGATGTATTGGCGCGAAATATCGGTCAACTGGGGCGAGTCGGACCCGTTTGGTCTGGTCTATTATCCGCGAATGCTCGCGTGGTTCAACGACACCGAGCACGAGCTGTTTAGAACGCTCGGCTACCCGATCGACAAAATGATCCAGAACGATCGCACGACGTTCGTGATGGGTGAGATTCATTTTCGGTTCATCGGACCGGCGGCTTACGGAGATCGTGTGACGCTCAAGCTCGTGCTCAAGGAGATGAGAGAGCGGACCCTGCATTGGGAGTGCAGCGCCAAGCTCACTTTGACCGGCGCGCCCGTAACCGAAGGCACGGCGACCCGCGTATACGCGCGCATCAACGAAGACGGCACGCTCAAGTCCACGCCCATACCGGAGGAAATGCGTCGCGCGCTAACCTCGGCTGGCGTGGTCACTTCCTTCACCCCGAAGGGCGGGAGCAAGTGA